One window of the Roseovarius sp. THAF9 genome contains the following:
- the gndA gene encoding NADP-dependent phosphogluconate dehydrogenase codes for MAGGIAQIGVYGLGTMGSALALNMAEKGFEVAVTNREADWIGAFVDEAGPLAARLHPHENLRDFVAGLKTPRLMLFMIPSGKPMDAMIEEVAPLLAEGDTIIDGGNADFHDTRRRSKALSEKGLHFVGMGVSGGEQGARHGPSMMVGGSDHSWDQLRDVLRAIAARYEDDPCVDHLGPDGAGHFIKTVHNGIEYADMQVIAEIYGLLHYGCVWSPAQIGALFSSWNDGALKSYLVEITGELLAYTDPATGHPVVDVIKDAAGQKGTGRWAVVEAVRMGQAATMIEAAVAARAWSSEKDTRVKAQDLLGGARGLLSLDEDTLAEAFMAARVLCYAQGFRVLEAASQEYEWALDHARIAEVWRAGCIIRSVLLDDISEAFREDLPHGQLFLSPRFAEILKRTVPALRKVVAEAVAHGHAIPALSAALQWYDSMRQGYGTANIIQAQRDFFGYHGFERLGRDGKFHGPWWDEA; via the coding sequence ATGGCAGGCGGTATCGCACAGATCGGGGTTTACGGGCTGGGCACGATGGGCAGCGCGCTGGCGCTGAACATGGCCGAGAAAGGGTTCGAGGTGGCGGTGACCAACCGCGAAGCCGACTGGATCGGTGCGTTTGTCGATGAGGCCGGGCCGCTGGCCGCGCGCTTGCATCCGCATGAAAACTTGCGCGATTTCGTGGCCGGGCTGAAGACGCCGAGATTGATGCTGTTCATGATCCCGTCCGGCAAGCCCATGGATGCGATGATCGAGGAGGTGGCGCCCTTGCTGGCGGAGGGCGACACGATCATCGACGGCGGCAATGCCGATTTCCATGACACGCGGCGGCGGTCGAAGGCGCTTTCGGAGAAAGGTCTGCATTTCGTCGGGATGGGCGTGTCGGGTGGCGAGCAGGGCGCGCGGCACGGGCCGTCGATGATGGTCGGCGGCAGCGATCACAGCTGGGATCAGTTGCGTGATGTTCTGCGGGCAATCGCAGCGCGGTACGAGGATGACCCGTGCGTCGATCACCTTGGCCCGGACGGGGCGGGGCATTTCATCAAGACTGTGCATAACGGCATCGAATATGCCGACATGCAGGTGATCGCCGAGATCTATGGCCTGCTGCATTACGGCTGTGTCTGGTCGCCGGCGCAGATCGGGGCGCTGTTTTCCAGTTGGAACGACGGCGCGCTGAAATCCTACCTGGTGGAGATCACCGGCGAACTGTTGGCCTATACCGATCCGGCGACGGGGCATCCGGTGGTGGATGTCATCAAGGACGCCGCGGGACAAAAGGGCACGGGGCGCTGGGCAGTGGTGGAGGCGGTGCGCATGGGGCAGGCCGCGACCATGATCGAGGCAGCGGTGGCCGCGCGCGCGTGGTCGTCTGAGAAGGACACGCGCGTCAAGGCACAGGACCTGCTGGGCGGCGCACGCGGTCTGCTGTCCCTGGATGAGGACACCCTGGCGGAGGCGTTCATGGCGGCGCGGGTTCTGTGCTATGCGCAGGGGTTTCGCGTGCTGGAGGCGGCGTCGCAAGAGTATGAGTGGGCGCTCGACCATGCGCGGATTGCCGAGGTCTGGCGGGCGGGCTGCATAATCAGATCGGTGCTGCTGGACGATATCTCGGAGGCGTTCCGCGAGGATCTGCCGCACGGGCAGTTGTTCCTGTCGCCGCGTTTCGCGGAGATCCTGAAGCGGACCGTGCCGGCGTTGCGCAAGGTCGTAGCGGAGGCCGTGGCGCATGGCCACGCGATCCCGGCGCTGTCGGCGGCGCTGCAATGGTATGACAGCATGCGGCAGGGCTATGGCACCGCGAACATCATCCAGGCGCAGCGGGATTTCTTCGGGTATCACGGGTTCGAGCGACTGGGCCGGGACGGCAAGTTTCACGGGCCGTGGTGGGACGAGGCATGA
- the argF gene encoding ornithine carbamoyltransferase produces MQHFLDIHTTDAGELRGIIEGARHMKTAREGRPRGAADDEQPLAGRMVALIFEKPSTRTRTSFDVGVRQMGGETMVLSGADMQLGHGETIADTARVMSRYVDLIMIRTFDESVLQEMAEYADVPVINGLTDRTHPCQIMADVMTYEEHRGPIKGKKVVWAGDGNNVCSSFLHAAGQFGFDMTFTGPAQLDPEDEFVGLARKAGSTITIERDAAKAVEGADLVVTDTWVSMHDSQSSKERRHNMLRPYQVNAELMKHAKDDALFMHCLPAHREEEVTSPVMDGPHSVVFDEAENRLHAQKAIMRWCLGV; encoded by the coding sequence ATGCAGCATTTTCTGGATATTCACACCACCGATGCGGGCGAGTTGCGCGGGATCATCGAAGGCGCGCGGCACATGAAAACCGCGCGCGAGGGCCGTCCGCGCGGCGCGGCCGATGACGAGCAGCCGCTTGCGGGCCGGATGGTCGCGCTGATCTTCGAGAAGCCGTCGACGCGGACGCGCACCAGCTTTGACGTGGGGGTGCGCCAGATGGGCGGCGAGACGATGGTGCTGTCGGGCGCGGACATGCAGCTGGGCCACGGCGAGACCATTGCCGACACCGCGCGGGTGATGAGCCGCTATGTCGACCTGATCATGATCCGGACCTTCGATGAAAGCGTGCTGCAGGAGATGGCCGAGTATGCCGACGTGCCCGTGATCAACGGGCTGACCGACCGCACGCATCCCTGCCAGATCATGGCCGACGTGATGACCTATGAAGAACATCGCGGGCCGATCAAGGGCAAGAAGGTGGTCTGGGCCGGAGACGGCAACAACGTTTGTTCATCCTTCCTGCACGCGGCGGGACAGTTCGGATTCGACATGACATTCACCGGGCCGGCGCAGCTGGACCCGGAGGACGAATTCGTCGGGCTGGCGCGCAAGGCGGGCAGCACGATCACCATCGAGCGCGACGCGGCCAAGGCCGTTGAGGGCGCGGATCTGGTGGTGACGGATACGTGGGTCAGCATGCATGACAGCCAGTCCAGCAAGGAACGGCGCCACAACATGCTGCGCCCCTACCAGGTGAATGCGGAGTTGATGAAGCACGCCAAGGACGACGCGCTGTTCATGCATTGCCTGCCCGCGCATCGCGAGGAAGAGGTGACGAGCCCGGTGATGGACGGGCCGCACTCGGTCGTATTCGACGAGGCCGAGAACCGCCTGCACGCACAGAAAGCGATCATGCGCTGGTGTCTGGGCGTCTGA